ACTTCTTAGCCCGCCCTGTAACAGAACAAATCTTTTCCTATTAGAAAAAGTCCCGGGAGATCAGCGCGGGGAAAATGGGGAAGATGACGGCTGCAGAGGACTACGGAAtcctgaaatatttaaaaagaccaaatgaaaatgaaaaagtaaaaaaatagtCCTTCTGCGACTAGTTACCTTTGAGGCACAGAATCACAGCGGCAGCGATGGCGATATTAAAGCAAATCAGGGACCCCACAATGATCCACAGCATAGCACACACATTGCAGCCACACACCCTACCAATCAGAGAAGAGATAATTCAATTACTTACATGCCACCACAACGTGTCTGCTTTATATGACACAGAGCACGCTGTACTGAAATTAGACCGAGTTGACATCTCAAGTGCTTCAGATACCGTTGTCTTATTTATTGTTGTCTGACCTGATgcactgtttaaccctttcactTATGAAATgctgaaaatagctgaaaaaaaagtagcagacacattataaatatttttaattgaaaatgtttccCCCCctcattgctttatatgggggaaaGAAATGTCATCCACCATGAGACtgtcatgcatttgcatcttccatacgTCTCCCCATACAAAGATGAGGAgagaggtttatttttttaaatccgtcCCCATATGATATGAGCTCATGATGCatgaaaggttttaaaataataataataatcaagatcAAACCTGTTCTGAACAAGAGGAGTACACGCCctcctaaaatgttaatgatTAGTCTGGGACTTTTAAGTAAAAAGTACATTATGGTTTGATAAGTGTGAATAGCagtttatcaaaaaaaaagacttactcTGTTGGACACTGATTGTTAGGACACTCCTCACACCACGTGTCATTCCGGTATGTTCCTAAGAAACACGAGGGAAAAAGAATCTCTTTACAGCTCGGTGGTGCTGGGGGGTGTTTTCCTTCACTGGGAATCCCTTTTGTGAGGGAGCGCTCGTTTGTGGACTATTCATTTTATATAACAAAGTTTGTGAAACAAGTTGAAACGGAATAGGAAGCTGTTCCTTTACCTGGCCGCTTGATGAAATACCCCGGCTGGCAAGCAGAGTGCTTCTCGCAGTGGCTGCAGCCCTTCTCCGTCATGTTGAGGCAGTGGTACCCCTCCAGGCAGTCGCACACAGTGTCCGAGGTGGACCTGCAGTCCTGCGTGGTGTACAGACCCTTCTCTGAAACGGGCAAAGGAGGTATGAGCAGAGACCCACCCAGCCAGATGCAAGGCTTTCTGCCTTCCCTGTTCTACAGTGCGCTGTTAAATAGAAACACTCGTCACAGTAGAGCCGATTTCAATGTCTTTTCCAGATCAAACCGATACAAACCATCTGCCACTCAGTATTTAAGATGTCTGTGTCACATCAGCATCAGGGTTTaatatatgcactgtatatattatgtatgtttttgaattctctgcagagagagagcgagggagaggtGTGTTGTGCTGATTTTTTTGTACATACAGGACTCACTGCTGTCACAAGGTAACATACTCTATAACTGCTCTTGTAAAGCAGCCTGGCCCCTGTGTGCGGTGTTTAGGAGCCACGCTAGCTTTGCATGTGTCCTTGGTCTCCACTCTAGTGCACGTAACAGAGCTACCTGCTCAAAATCCTTCCCTCTTGTGTTGTTATTTGAGACTGTATCAAACCTGCGCAGGATTCAGCACGTTCATTAAGGGGCCGTCCATAATTAGACAGTTTATGAAAGCGTGCAAAGCAGAAACGGGAAAGGAAGGCAACACCAGACACgatcaaatgaaaaatacatagaATCATTGCAATGAAATGAAGCAGAACTCACCGCTTAGGCATTGGGAGCAGTTCTGGCACTTGGTGTCCGAATTTTTTTGGCTGAAAAACGTCCCGCTTTCGCAGGGTTCACAGGTAGACCCGCGGTTCGGTCCGCAGTGAGCTTTAACCTTGGTACCTGAAAAAGAATAGCACAGAGTTTCAGAAAGGGAGCCCGTCCCGTCCGACAGCCCGTATTCCCAAAGCATGTACTCACATCTTTAGTTTGTTGAAAGATGAAAACTCAACAGTAAATGGACAAAACTgagactggagt
The sequence above is drawn from the Polyodon spathula isolate WHYD16114869_AA unplaced genomic scaffold, ASM1765450v1 scaffolds_806, whole genome shotgun sequence genome and encodes:
- the LOC121308949 gene encoding tumor necrosis factor receptor superfamily member 5-like encodes the protein MNFWKNARPTMTRTIIVLLITLSCLGCARTCKTSVMQYAHNGTCCTRCDPGTKVKAHCGPNRGSTCEPCESGTFFSQKNSDTKCQNCSQCLSEKGLYTTQDCRSTSDTVCDCLEGYHCLNMTEKGCSHCEKHSACQPGYFIKRPGTYRNDTWCEECPNNQCPTEVCGCNVCAMLWIIVGSLICFNIAIAAAVILCLKGRAKKSKKASQYGEPFASTAGQDSLVAIITGHDTAARQTG